A part of Roseitalea porphyridii genomic DNA contains:
- a CDS encoding 2-hydroxyacid dehydrogenase, translating to MRELFDVRLNGDDRAYGRDDLARAMAEADVLVPTVTDRIDAELIEAAGPRLKLIANFGNGVDNIDVAAAHARGIFVTNTPNVLTEDTADMTLALILAAPRRIVEGAGYLLGEDRWAGWSPTWMLGHRIHGKRLGIVGMGRIGIAVARRARAFGLAIHYHNRKRAAQAIEEELGATYWESLDQMLAHMDIVSVNCPYTPATFHLLSARRLELLRPSAFLVNTARGEIIDEDAMIRLLEDGRLAGAGLDVFEHEPKVDERLCKLAEKGRVVLLPHMSSATIESRIEMGEKVIINIRMVASGDRPPDRVLPSMV from the coding sequence ATGCGTGAACTGTTCGACGTGCGGCTGAACGGCGATGACCGCGCCTATGGTCGCGACGATCTGGCCCGCGCCATGGCCGAGGCGGACGTGCTGGTTCCCACGGTAACCGACCGCATCGACGCCGAACTGATCGAGGCGGCCGGGCCGCGCCTGAAGTTGATCGCCAATTTCGGCAATGGCGTCGACAATATCGACGTCGCCGCCGCCCACGCGCGCGGCATCTTCGTAACCAACACGCCCAACGTTCTCACCGAGGACACCGCCGACATGACGCTGGCGCTGATCCTCGCCGCGCCACGCCGCATCGTCGAGGGCGCCGGCTACCTTCTGGGCGAGGATCGCTGGGCGGGCTGGTCGCCGACATGGATGCTCGGCCACCGCATCCACGGCAAGCGGCTTGGCATCGTCGGCATGGGACGGATCGGCATCGCCGTCGCGCGGCGCGCGCGCGCCTTCGGGCTTGCGATCCACTATCACAACCGCAAGCGGGCCGCCCAGGCGATCGAGGAAGAGCTCGGCGCCACCTATTGGGAAAGCCTCGACCAGATGCTGGCCCACATGGACATCGTCTCGGTCAACTGCCCCTATACGCCGGCGACGTTTCACCTTCTGTCGGCGCGCCGGCTCGAACTGCTGCGGCCGAGCGCGTTTCTGGTCAACACCGCGCGCGGCGAGATCATCGACGAGGACGCGATGATCCGTCTGCTCGAGGATGGCCGCCTTGCCGGTGCCGGTCTCGACGTTTTCGAGCACGAGCCGAAGGTCGACGAGCGGCTCTGCAAGCTGGCCGAGAAGGGCCGGGTCGTGCTGCTGCCGCACATGAGCTCGGCCACGATCGAAAGCCGCATCGAGATGGGTGAGAAGGTGATCATCAACATCCGCATGGTGGCCAGCGGCGACCGCCCGCCCGACCGGGTCCTGCCGTCGATGGTCTAG